The following DNA comes from Gammaproteobacteria bacterium.
TGCCGTAAACGCCGACCGCCATAATCGTCAGCGGGTTCATTGCCTCGGCAATGGTCAGGCCCTCGACATAGGGCCAGTCGAGGATGCGTCGGCGTTGTCCCGGCATCTGTTTGGGGTCATAAAGAGTCTTGAACTTGACGAATTTGGCTCGCGAGTTGGGTTCAAAGCGTTGCAACAGGTCTGCCATCGAAATACCGACCCACGGAACAATCATCGACCAGGCCTCGACGCAGCGCAGGCGGTAGATGCGTTCTTCCAGCGTTGACCTGGACATCAGGTCGTCGAAGTCATAGGTGCCGGGCTTGTCGCATTCACCGCTAACATTCACGGTCCATGGCCGTGTTACAAAATCTGTTGCGTTGCGGTGCGGGTCGTCTTTGCCGGTGCCAAACTCATAGAAATTATTGTAAGTGGTGATGTCGTCATAGCTATTGGGTTGCTCGTCTGTGCTGAACGCGCTTTTCACCAGCTTGCCGAGTGATTCACCTGGTTCTGGCGCCGGTTTTGCAGCTGTCTTGCCCGCATCAGCATTGCAGGCGGTGCTGAGCAGCGCGCCGGCGGTTGCTGCACCGGCCAGGGCGAGAAATTCGCGACGGTTAAAATAGTCGCTCTCGTCAGTGATATCTGACGGCAGGATTTTTGGATCCGGGTCGTAGTGTTTGCTCATGCGGCTCATTATCCTCGTACTTCACTGGATCAGGCAACGCGCAGCCCGGGCAGTTCCCGGCTGCTCAGGAAGAACTGCGAAACAGCGCTATTCCCAGCAAAAACCAGCCCAGCACCAGCAGCCATTCCTGCGGCCAGACCAGGGCCGCGGGCATGCCTGGCAGGTAGAGTGTGGCCATGACAATACTGGCGAGCAGGCCAAATAAGCCCGTCGCCATGCCACCGGGGAGCATGAACGGACGCGTCATGGCAGGTTCGTTCCGCCGCAGCATGATAAAGCTGGCACACACCAATATGTAAGCGATCATCAGCCCGAAGCCGCCGCCGTCGACAAACCAGATCAATGCCTGGCGGCCGAGCAGGGGCGCCAGCGCGCCGAGAATACCGATGAACAACAATGCGTTGACCGGCGTGTGCCGCGTACGATGCAGCTGGCCGAACCACGCCGGAACCATGTGATGGTTGCCGAGCGCGAACAATGCGCGGCTGCCGCCCACAAGGAAGCCGTTCCAGCTGGTCAGTATGCCGGCGACACCGCCAACCAGTAATAGTGTCGCGCCGGTGCGGCCCCATGCGGCTTCCGCGGCGCTGACAGTTGCCAGTTCAACCGTGCTGCGTTGTTCCAGCGTGAGCAGCATGCCAACGGCCAGTTCGATCAACAGGTACCAG
Coding sequences within:
- the msrP gene encoding protein-methionine-sulfoxide reductase catalytic subunit MsrP: MSKHYDPDPKILPSDITDESDYFNRREFLALAGAATAGALLSTACNADAGKTAAKPAPEPGESLGKLVKSAFSTDEQPNSYDDITTYNNFYEFGTGKDDPHRNATDFVTRPWTVNVSGECDKPGTYDFDDLMSRSTLEERIYRLRCVEAWSMIVPWVGISMADLLQRFEPNSRAKFVKFKTLYDPKQMPGQRRRILDWPYVEGLTIAEAMNPLTIMAVGVYGKALPNQNGAPLRLIVPWKYGFKSIKSITSIEFTEQQPRNTWQISAPHEYGFYANVNPEVDHPRWSQARERRIGRGLFAEKIPTLMFNGYGEHVAHLYSGLDLAKNY